Proteins co-encoded in one Alphaproteobacteria bacterium genomic window:
- the argB gene encoding acetylglutamate kinase, translating to MEIKSLKTKELLLRTAKTVSEALPYIQRFGGKTFVIKYGGHAMGDERTAETFARDIVMLKTIGINPVVVHGGGPQIGAMLERLKIQSSFIDGLRVTDQATVEIVEMVLSGTINKQIVTAINQAGGTAIGLSGKDGELIKAQQLRRTKKDPDSNIEKLLDLGFVGEPTIVNPKVLENITASGMIPVIAPIGMGPNGETYNINADTAAGAIASALKADKLMMLTDVPGILTKDKQLISEINAKEIDALLADGTITGGMIPKVETCVDALKAGVNSAHILDGRIPHVLLIEVFTAGGASTMIKSA from the coding sequence ATGGAAATTAAGTCGCTCAAGACCAAAGAACTTTTGCTGCGTACCGCTAAAACGGTGAGCGAAGCGTTGCCATATATCCAGCGCTTTGGCGGCAAGACGTTCGTGATCAAGTATGGTGGTCACGCGATGGGCGATGAGCGCACCGCCGAGACGTTTGCACGCGATATCGTGATGCTCAAGACAATCGGTATTAATCCAGTGGTCGTGCATGGCGGCGGCCCACAAATTGGCGCGATGCTAGAGCGCTTGAAAATCCAAAGCTCGTTCATTGATGGTTTGCGCGTAACCGACCAAGCCACGGTAGAGATTGTCGAGATGGTTCTCTCTGGCACGATCAACAAGCAGATCGTAACAGCGATTAACCAAGCGGGTGGCACGGCTATTGGTTTGTCAGGCAAGGACGGCGAGTTAATCAAAGCGCAGCAACTGCGCCGCACCAAAAAAGATCCCGACTCCAATATCGAGAAGCTTCTTGATCTAGGTTTTGTGGGTGAGCCCACCATCGTGAACCCTAAGGTGCTCGAGAACATTACCGCATCAGGCATGATTCCTGTGATTGCGCCAATCGGTATGGGACCAAATGGTGAAACCTATAATATCAACGCGGATACTGCAGCAGGCGCTATTGCAAGTGCGCTCAAAGCCGACAAGCTGATGATGCTGACCGACGTTCCTGGTATTCTCACCAAAGACAAGCAGCTCATCAGTGAAATCAACGCCAAGGAAATCGACGCGCTGTTAGCCGATGGCACGATTACAGGCGGCATGATTCCGAAAGTGGAAACCTGCGTCGATGCATTGAAAGCGGGCGTGAATAGCGCACATATCCTCGATGGTCGTATTCCACATGTCCTGTTGATTGAGGTCTTCACCGCAGGCGGTGCAAGCACGATGATTAAATCGGCGTAG
- a CDS encoding YihA family ribosome biogenesis GTP-binding protein — translation MNEFPLFAKHVEFVAGVAELEQLPTFTLPEVAFVGRSNVGKSSLVNALVGRNSLCRTSSTPGHTRQLNFFNLDETLMLVDVPGYGYAKAPKKDIERWQGVLFSYLRGRRELRRAFVLIDSRHGIKPPDIEMFKLLDDAAVSYQVVLTKCDKTSAADLETYKELALKHLKKHPAAHPGIVATSAESKLGIDALRQCVIDAIQG, via the coding sequence ATGAACGAGTTTCCGCTCTTCGCCAAGCATGTAGAATTTGTGGCGGGTGTCGCGGAGCTTGAACAGTTGCCGACGTTCACCTTGCCCGAAGTCGCCTTTGTAGGGCGCTCTAATGTTGGTAAGTCATCCTTGGTGAATGCATTGGTGGGTCGCAACAGCCTATGCCGCACGTCCTCTACGCCAGGTCATACGCGCCAGCTCAATTTTTTCAATCTCGACGAAACGCTGATGCTGGTCGATGTACCAGGTTATGGTTACGCAAAAGCCCCCAAGAAAGATATTGAGCGCTGGCAGGGCGTTTTATTCTCGTATCTGCGTGGCCGCCGCGAATTGCGCCGCGCCTTCGTGCTGATTGACTCACGCCACGGCATTAAGCCGCCTGATATTGAAATGTTCAAATTGCTCGATGACGCAGCCGTCAGCTATCAGGTCGTGCTGACCAAGTGTGATAAAACCTCTGCTGCCGACCTTGAAACGTACAAAGAATTAGCCCTTAAGCATTTGAAAAAGCACCCAGCAGCCCATCCTGGCATCGTCGCGACCAGCGCCGAATCAAAACTTGGCATTGACGCGCTCAGACAGTGCGTTATAGACGCGATTCAAGGATAA
- the yidC gene encoding membrane protein insertase YidC, translating to MFQPNQPGQGPDIKNLIIALVLCTAIMGAWQYFYERPRLEAQRIAAEKNALVETVKAPVVDTKVEAVETTETDDAPRLPIRSNALHGTINLKGARFDDLTLANYHETLEKGSPEVRLLNERSSKAPYFAEFGVLPAEAHIAAPDGNSLWQSGGRSLSPEHPVTLEWQSGGLKYEKTIHMDEHYMFTVTLTVHNDTGEALTFFPYGLVNRTFADTSKHMYILHEGPLGVLGNELKEISYESLRDDGPTKLEDTKGWLGITDKYWLSAIVPDKGEVFDASFRHITRDDKDAYQIDARGESFTVDAGKSHSVTMRLFAGAKKVELLDQYASEYNIPLFDRAVDFGMLYFLTRPMFELLTFFQSHVGNFGIAILLLTVTIKLIMFPLANKSYTSMSQMKLLTPKMMEIREKFADDKMKMNQEIMEMYKREKVNPLSGCLPILIQIPVFFALYKVLFVTIEMRHAPFYGWIHDLSAMDPTNLFTLFGLVPWDAPSFLHLGALPIIMCATMVLQQKLNPKPTDEVQAMVIGYMPYIFLFLFATFPAGLVLYWAWNNTLSIAQQWFIQRRLEKKGLRPKNA from the coding sequence GCGCAGCGTATTGCAGCAGAAAAGAATGCGTTGGTTGAGACGGTAAAAGCGCCCGTTGTTGATACGAAAGTGGAAGCTGTAGAAACTACCGAAACCGACGATGCACCACGTCTTCCAATCCGCTCCAATGCATTGCATGGCACGATCAATCTCAAAGGCGCGCGCTTCGATGATTTGACGCTCGCCAATTATCACGAGACGCTCGAAAAAGGTTCGCCTGAAGTGCGCCTACTCAATGAGCGCAGCAGCAAAGCCCCATATTTTGCTGAGTTTGGCGTATTGCCTGCCGAAGCACATATTGCCGCACCAGATGGTAATAGCTTATGGCAATCTGGGGGCCGTTCGCTCAGCCCTGAACATCCCGTGACACTTGAATGGCAAAGCGGCGGTTTGAAATATGAAAAAACCATTCATATGGACGAGCATTATATGTTCACCGTCACGCTCACGGTGCATAATGATACGGGCGAGGCATTGACGTTTTTCCCTTACGGCCTTGTGAACCGTACCTTCGCAGATACGTCCAAGCACATGTATATTTTGCATGAAGGGCCGCTCGGCGTACTTGGTAACGAGCTCAAAGAAATCAGCTACGAGTCCTTGCGCGACGATGGCCCAACCAAGTTGGAAGATACGAAAGGTTGGCTCGGCATCACGGACAAATATTGGCTCAGCGCTATTGTGCCAGATAAAGGTGAGGTGTTCGACGCAAGCTTCCGCCACATCACGCGTGACGATAAAGACGCCTACCAGATTGATGCGCGCGGCGAGTCCTTCACCGTTGATGCAGGCAAAAGCCACAGCGTGACCATGCGTTTATTCGCAGGCGCTAAGAAAGTAGAATTGCTCGACCAATACGCATCGGAATACAACATTCCCCTGTTTGATCGCGCCGTTGACTTCGGCATGCTCTACTTCCTGACTCGTCCGATGTTCGAGCTGTTGACCTTCTTCCAATCGCATGTCGGCAATTTTGGTATCGCGATTTTACTACTTACTGTCACCATCAAGCTCATCATGTTCCCATTGGCGAATAAGTCCTACACCAGCATGAGCCAGATGAAGTTACTGACCCCAAAAATGATGGAGATTCGTGAAAAATTTGCTGATGATAAGATGAAAATGAATCAAGAAATCATGGAAATGTATAAGCGCGAAAAGGTGAATCCACTCTCGGGTTGTTTGCCGATTCTGATTCAGATCCCCGTGTTTTTTGCATTGTACAAAGTCTTGTTCGTCACCATCGAAATGCGTCATGCGCCGTTTTATGGCTGGATTCACGACCTCTCTGCGATGGACCCAACCAACCTCTTCACCTTGTTTGGTCTTGTGCCGTGGGATGCGCCAAGCTTCCTGCATCTAGGTGCATTACCCATCATCATGTGCGCGACGATGGTGCTGCAACAGAAGCTCAACCCTAAGCCAACCGACGAAGTGCAAGCCATGGTCATTGGCTATATGCCCTATATTTTCCTCTTCCTATTCGCGACATTCCCTGCGGGTTTGGTGCTGTATTGGGCATGGAACAACACGCTGTCGATTGCACAGCAATGGTTTATCCAGCGTCGTTTGGAGAAGAAGGGGCTGCGGCCTAAGAACGCATGA